ATCCCGGAAGAGCTGATGTCAATGCCGGATCCCACCTCCATGCCGTTGCGGGATTTGTCTCCCAAAAGGCCCAAAATGCGATCCAGCTTGTCCTCCAAATGGAGCAGGAACCGGACCAGGTTGGGATCCACGGAGGATTCCCCGGCCTTTTTGGCATCCTCAAAGTTTTCCGAAATCAGGCCTCGACTCACGCTTTCACTCCAGTTTTCCTTTTCCTGGTACTGGGCCTGAAACTCGTCTTCGGTTAAGGTGCGAAACGTCACGTTTCCTTTAAAAGGAACGCGCACATAGTCTCTTTTTTCGGATGCTTCGATATTGTTCATGGCAATCCTTCTCCTGATTATGCAGTGTCATAACCATGGAAGCAACAAGCGTGCCATTAGTGAAAGCATGAACAATGAATGGGATTGGAGTACGGAGCAGGGAAAAACATGAGAGCTCCGAGAAAGGAACTCCATGAATAACAATCTGTTTTAATGGGAAATTTGATTTAAACAAAAAAGCAGTTGCAGGGCGCTTGCCGCCTTGCCCCGGGCCGCCAGGCTAAGAAAGGCTTGGGCGACAGCGGGATGGAATGGAGCGCCTGCACTTTTTTTGACGATATTGCGGGAGGCTCATGTTTTTCGCGGTTCATGTTTTCCGAACTCGTTCCATTGTTTTGGAGACATCCTCTTGTTAATGAGAAACGGTTTTGGAAAACAGATTAAGGACGACTACTCCCGCCACTATCAATGAAAGACCTAGTATTGCAGGGAGATCCAATGCCTGACCGAAAAAAATCCAGGCGATAAGCGCAATGAGCGCAACGCCGCTGCCGGCCCAGACCGCATAAGCCACCCCAATAGGTATGGTTTTCAAAGTAAGCGATAAAAAGTAAAAGGCCGACATATAACCTACAGTAACGATAACCGATGGCCACAACCGTGAAAATCCTTCCGAAGATTTTAGGGCCGATGTAGCGATCACCTCACTGACAATAGCGATCGCCAGAAATATCCATTGATACATTGTTTGGTCCTTATGTAGGGTAAGGGGCGGCCTTGCCAAACCGGCCATTCTTCAACCTTGCCGTATTTCTATTCGAATGTCAAAGGCTACGCCCAATACAGGGATCGGTGAAGAGCCTGATACCAAGTCGATTTCAAGCAAGCAATTTTATTCCAGGGCGAGTCTAATAATGACGCTGGGTCCCGGCTTGCGGGCCGATCCTGAAAAGCGGGTCGCCCTTGCCGGGATGACGATTTTTTGAGGCCGACGAAAGTACGGTGGGTGCATGAGATTTCCGGGGACATGAACTTATCTCACCGACAGTCATACAATTCACCGGGCAAAAGTTATGAATCTTAAAATCAAAGCAGGATGAGAAAAGCATGGTCGCAAATGCCGTTCTTTTTCCAGTAGGCGTGCAAAAAAAACAATCCGTTACAAAATGAAATGCCGGCCGTGCTGTTGATAGGGGATTTTGTAGAATAACTATAAGGAGCTTGATACCTTGCCCTGGGCCGCCAGGTCCAGAAAGGCTTCGGCGACGACCGGGTCGAATTGAGCGCCTGCATTTTTTCTGATGATTTCACAGGCCGCGGCGTCATCCACCTTTTTCCGGTAGGCCCTGTCGGAAGTCAAGGCGTCAAAAGCATCGGCCACTGACATTATGCGGGATAAAAACGGGATATCCTCCCCGCCGACTTTGTTGGGATAGCCCTGGCCGTCCCACCTTTCGTGGTGGTGGAGAATGACCTGGGTTTCTTCTTTTAGCAGGCCCATGTGTCCGACGATATTGGCGCCGATTTCAGGATGGGTTTTGATGATGCGGAATTCTTCCTCGTCCAGTTGGGCTTGTTTAAGCAGTATCTTGTCCCGCACGCCGATTTTTCCGATGTCATGGAGCTTGCCTGAAAAATCCAGGAGGTCCAATTCCCTTGCCGAGCATCCCAGGTGTTCGCCTATGATGCAGGATATGTCGGCAACGCGGGCGGAATGCTGCTTGGTGTATGGATCGCGGGCTTCGATGGCTTCCACGAAGGCGTACAAGGTGGAAAACAGATTCTGGCAGAGGTTTTCGTACAAGGCGGTGTTTTCCACAACCAGAGCCGCCCGCTTGCCCAGAAAGGACAGGTAGTGCAGATCCTGTTCGGAAAATCCGTTCCCCGGCCCGGCCTTGCATACGGTGATGGCCCCCAGGGGTTTGTCCTTGATGTTGAAAGGAATGGAAACCGCTGCATGCAAAGGCGTGATCAAGCCGCTGGCCGGGTCTTTCCCCCAGATCGCCGGCCCGGCCTTGTCCAGGGATTGCTTGGCCAAAGCGTCCAGAAAGTCCGGGACGTCCTCATTGTCCAACTCCTCCGTCACAGCGTGGTGGGCCAGGGGGTACAGGCTTCCCGTGGAGTCGTCCAGCAATTGAAAGTAGCAAAGGTGTCCGCCGCTGATTTCGCAGGAAATGTTGGTCAACTGGTCGAAAAGCTCTCCGCTGTTTTTCTTCCAGTCAACCTTGCGGAGGATGAAGTTTAACTTCTCCATCTCCTCCACGGTGGCGGCCAGTTCCATATTGATTTTCTCCAGCTCTTTTTTCCGGGCGTGCTGGCTTTTCAAGAGAAGGTTTTCCACCATAATCTCTTTTTGAGCCATGACCTTTTCGATGATAAAATCCACGTCGCGGATTTTAAAAGGCTTGACGATGAAGTCGGAAACCCCGGTTTGCAGGGCCATGATGGTGCTTTCCATGGAGGGATAAGCCGTCATGACCACGATGGGGATGGTGTTATCCATCTCCAGGATGCGTTTGGAAAGGGCGATGCCGTCCATACCGGGCATGGCCAGGTCGGTGAATAGAAAATCGGGTTGTTCCTTGGAGAAGACATCCAGGGCCGAAGGCCCATCGGAAGCAGTGACTATGCTGTATTGGTCGCTGTGTTCAAAATACGTCTTGAAAACGTTCAGAACGCCGGGATCGTCGTCCACGGCGAGGATTTTCAAGTAGTCATGCATGCTCATCAATGCCTTTAAGGATTTCGCTTTTCAGGGCGACGAATTCCTTTTCACTCAGAAGGCCTTCCTTGCGCCACCGGGTGAGGTTTTCCAGGCGTTCGTATTGATTGGCCTGGTCCCTGGCGGATTCCATAAGGTGGAGTCCGGGCAAATGGGTGGCGAAAAAGTTAATGCTTCCCGAGTTTTCAACGATTTCGGAAGATTCCTTAATGCCGGGAGATTCCTGGGATTCATCCTGTTTGACCAGTTCCCGGTACGCCTCCTTCAGCTTCCACATTAAGTGCTTGTTTTCGCGAACCAGACTGATTTTATCAGCCGCGTTGTTGAAACAGATCTCCATCTCCTGGAGCTTGAAAGGTTTCCGGATATAGTTGTAGGCCCCTTCCTTGATCGCCTCAATGGCGCTCTCCAGGGTGCCGTGTCCGGTCACAATAATAACCACGACGTCGGGGTTGGACTCCTTGGCGCGGCTCAACACCTCCAAACCGTCCACGTCAGGCATCATGAGGTCTGTGATGACAATATCGGCCGGTCTGTCCCCAATGGCTTCCACGGCTTTGCGGCTGTCCGTGAAGGTTTCCACCTCCACATTATCCCGCCCCACCAGTTCCGCCAAAAGAGCTCCAACAGCCCGGTCGTCATCAACAATGACGCATCGAATGCTCTGGTCCCCAAAATCCGTGATCATCTTGCAAGGCCTCCCTAAGTCCAAGGATCGGTTCGTTAAAATGCTATCGTGTCCTTTGTACACAAAAAACCGTCCTTATTCCAGCACTACTTTTTCGCAAACTGAAAGCCGGATCCACAACCGGCCCCTGAAAAGTTCGGAAAACCAGTATGCAATTGGGAATGAGCCTGATTTTTCAGGCTTTGGCGTCAAACAAGATTCCCACCAACTCTTCCATCTTGGACATCAGGTCCAAAATGCGCTCAGACGGAATCTCCCGGATAACCTCGTCCGTGTCCTTATCGACGACGGTGACGGTCATACGGCCGGTTCCTTCGTGAACCCCGTACTCAAACCCGATATTCGACATGGAAGCATTTTCGGCGGTGTGCGCCTTTAAAACCTCCAGCATATCTTTAAGCAAATCCTTATTAGGCTCTTCAGTATCGTTTTGAGCCATTTCCGGCGGCGCTTCCCTGACAGGAACCGGTTCTTCCTGCTTCCTGGAGACTTCCCTCACAGGAGGGGGAGCGGTTCCGACTTGCAGCCCGCGTTCGGCCTGCAAGACTTCCTTCCTTGGAGTAACCGCTTCCAGAATCATGATATAATCCTCCTTCCCGACCGACAGGCGAAGGGACGAGCCATACAAAGCCTCATCCCACTTGCGAGTCCACAAATCGTGCAGCCCGCGGTCCGTTATTAAACCTGTATCCCCTGGACATTTTACGTTTTTCCTGCATGTCCAGGATCCCGGACTTGGCCGCGTCGTATCTCGCCCTCACCCGGGACAGGCATTTTTGTTCGTCCGCTATTAGCAGCGAGACGATCTCTTCAATATGCTTGATGGATTCTTCTACTCTTTCCTGATCCTTTTCGGACAGGCAGTCCATGCGAAGAACAAACATGGCCTGTTCAATTTTTTTATCCAGGATGTTGACTCGTTTTATCACTTCCCGGCGTTTTTTTATGCCCACGGGAACTTTGGAGAAGTCCTCCTCGTCCAGCGCACTGTTGATTTCGTGGGTGGCCTCGGAGTATTTCCCCAAAAGCCCGGCTTTTTGCTCCGTCAGATTGCAGAACTCATCCGGAGACGAAGGCGCCGCGAGGTCTTTACCGCATCGGGAATTATTTGGCGTATGCATCATGGTCCCCTCGCTTTCTATGCGTGAAGGAGTTGTTTATGCGCAAACCAGGGACGCCGGCTTTCTCTGCCAGGCGGGAGTATGCTCCGGCAAAGCTCCGGCCCGGGACTCGCCGTAGAAGATTTCCTTCCAGGCGGAGCCCAGTTCTTCCAGGATGGTGATGGCTTCGTCAAAAGCAGTCAAATCCCTGTGGATGTCCCCCTCGGTGAGACGCCTGACAACGTAGTCGTAGATAGCCTTCAGGTTCTTGGCGATATCTCCGCCCTTTTCCATGTCCAGGGCGCTGTTCAACTCCCCGATGATCAACATGGCTTTGGAAAGGGCCGCTGATTTGGCTTCGTAGTTGTGCTCCAGGTAGCGTTCCTTGGCCATTTTCAGGTTGAAAATAGCGCCGTCGTAGCACATGATTACAAGCTTTTTAGGATCGGCGGTTTCTACATTGGTCTTTTTGTATGCGCCTATGTTATTCCCGTACATCGGTCACTCCTTCTTTCCACATTGTTGGGCTTGGCCCTATATGATTGTCACCTGTATACCTTATCGGCCCCCCGCCCGTATTTCTTTAGCATTCAGCCCAACCGGGCGGCCTGTTAGTTTTAACGAGACAAAGAGCTTAATTGCGAGGTCAGCCAGTCGCCCTGGTTCTGTATTTCAGAAAGAGCCAGCTCCATGGCGATGAACCGATTGATCATGGTCTGCATCCTGGCGGTCAAACGCGTTTCCATTTTTTCGATTCTCTCGTCGTAGCTGTCTATTCTGTCTTCCAATGACTCGGTTTTGGCGGTCAAATAGCCGTCCACATCGTCGGTGATTGAAAACAAGGTTCTATTGAACAGCTCCGCAATGCCCAGGGTGAGCTTGATGTTGCCGACCTCAACGCCGCTGTCCGTTCCCGTGTATTTGATCACCAGGCCGTCCACATTGGGTTCGTCTTCATCGCCGGTAAGCACCTGGCCCTTGCCCGAGGCCGACTCCCC
The sequence above is drawn from the Desulfatibacillum aliphaticivorans DSM 15576 genome and encodes:
- a CDS encoding DMT family transporter, whose protein sequence is MYQWIFLAIAIVSEVIATSALKSSEGFSRLWPSVIVTVGYMSAFYFLSLTLKTIPIGVAYAVWAGSGVALIALIAWIFFGQALDLPAILGLSLIVAGVVVLNLFSKTVSH
- a CDS encoding PilZ domain-containing protein, translating into MNNIEASEKRDYVRVPFKGNVTFRTLTEDEFQAQYQEKENWSESVSRGLISENFEDAKKAGESSVDPNLVRFLLHLEDKLDRILGLLGDKSRNGMEVGSGIDISSSGIKFRTGRPLEEGQHLEMRFVVSRYPIVCLDILGTVTRVIPIYDQGAKQYEVAANLYEFDGQTTEEIMAYAFRVQREALRSKRKQ
- a CDS encoding flagellar protein FlaG; the protein is MILEAVTPRKEVLQAERGLQVGTAPPPVREVSRKQEEPVPVREAPPEMAQNDTEEPNKDLLKDMLEVLKAHTAENASMSNIGFEYGVHEGTGRMTVTVVDKDTDEVIREIPSERILDLMSKMEELVGILFDAKA
- the fliS gene encoding flagellar export chaperone FliS — translated: MYGNNIGAYKKTNVETADPKKLVIMCYDGAIFNLKMAKERYLEHNYEAKSAALSKAMLIIGELNSALDMEKGGDIAKNLKAIYDYVVRRLTEGDIHRDLTAFDEAITILEELGSAWKEIFYGESRAGALPEHTPAWQRKPASLVCA
- a CDS encoding response regulator yields the protein MITDFGDQSIRCVIVDDDRAVGALLAELVGRDNVEVETFTDSRKAVEAIGDRPADIVITDLMMPDVDGLEVLSRAKESNPDVVVIIVTGHGTLESAIEAIKEGAYNYIRKPFKLQEMEICFNNAADKISLVRENKHLMWKLKEAYRELVKQDESQESPGIKESSEIVENSGSINFFATHLPGLHLMESARDQANQYERLENLTRWRKEGLLSEKEFVALKSEILKGIDEHA
- a CDS encoding HD domain-containing phosphohydrolase, producing the protein MHDYLKILAVDDDPGVLNVFKTYFEHSDQYSIVTASDGPSALDVFSKEQPDFLFTDLAMPGMDGIALSKRILEMDNTIPIVVMTAYPSMESTIMALQTGVSDFIVKPFKIRDVDFIIEKVMAQKEIMVENLLLKSQHARKKELEKINMELAATVEEMEKLNFILRKVDWKKNSGELFDQLTNISCEISGGHLCYFQLLDDSTGSLYPLAHHAVTEELDNEDVPDFLDALAKQSLDKAGPAIWGKDPASGLITPLHAAVSIPFNIKDKPLGAITVCKAGPGNGFSEQDLHYLSFLGKRAALVVENTALYENLCQNLFSTLYAFVEAIEARDPYTKQHSARVADISCIIGEHLGCSARELDLLDFSGKLHDIGKIGVRDKILLKQAQLDEEEFRIIKTHPEIGANIVGHMGLLKEETQVILHHHERWDGQGYPNKVGGEDIPFLSRIMSVADAFDALTSDRAYRKKVDDAAACEIIRKNAGAQFDPVVAEAFLDLAAQGKVSSSL